The following nucleotide sequence is from Vanrija pseudolonga chromosome 4, complete sequence.
CGACGGGGACGATGTAGTCCGCGGATGGCAGCATCTGTAACGTGTTAGCCTGTGGTTGTCCGTTCAAAGCGGGCAACCAAGATCTACTCACCTTGAAACTGGAATGCAAGAGTGTCTCGTCCAGGTCAAGCACCAAGCACTTGCGGCCAGTGTCTCTCTTGTCGATCTCGGGCAACAATGGCGCGGGGTTGCCGTGCTGCGAGATTGTCAGCGACGGGTACCTCGCCAtctcgccagcggcgacacGCACCTCATCAACGGGGATACCAATACCACCCTGTGCAATCAAgcggtcctcctcgtcctcgtagtcgtcgtcgccgtacaGCAGCTCCTGCGAGCCGGCGCTGGCATCAGGgtcctccgagtcgctcaGGTCCGAGTAGCCGCCGCTCGTGTCCGTCTTGTTGTGGGCATCggtggcgtgggcgtgggcgtgagGGAGGTGGTGCTCCGACTCGCTACGGTGCAGCATGTGCTGGTGGATGATCTCTGAGCCTGAACCGGGAGCCTGAACAGCGGCAGAGGTGAGACCAGCAGTCTAAAGAGAATGAATCAGCACAAGGAAACGACGAGCAAAGCTCAATGCAGATGGGGCGGCGCTCTCACCTCTTCAAGGGGCGCAGTCGTGGGCTCACTCGCCGGGACCAGACCGTCTGGGAGGGGGATCActggcgcggtcgacgcTGGCTTGTCAACGACGGCCTTGTCCGCGACCTTCTCGCCATTGGTCGCAGCGTCTGGCTGTCTCGAGGTGGCACCGGCAGAGTCCttggtcgccgccgctgtagGCGCGACGGACGTCTTGGCTGCCGTAGCAGTTGTCGCCGAACCGGACGGCTGGCTGGGGCTCGTGGACTTCGAGGCCGCGGTCGTCTTTGCAGGCGGAATgtcctcaaagtcgtcggTTGAAAGACAGCCGAGGACCACGAAAATGGACGCGAGACCGCCTCTTTTCCGTCTCTTCTTGGACGCTGGCTTGGCCGGCACAGACTTGACGGCTGGAGCAGGCAcggaggcagcagcagtagcaggAGCCTTttcggcgctgccgccttTGGCAGTCGTGGccgatgctgctgctggcgcggtCGGTGCCtttgtcgccgacgacgacgaagcatccgccgtcgcagcggcgacggtggcgggggcagcCGACTCGGCTGGCGGCTGACCGGTCAC
It contains:
- the SPAC2F7.02c gene encoding putative protein — protein: MATSSGAPPTNTADTVPQAVGSSAANTSSGADVSSPAAASSSGAVTGQPPAESAAPATVAAATADASSSSATKAPTAPAAASATTAKGGSAEKAPATAAASVPAPAVKSVPAKPASKKRRKRGGLASIFVVLGCLSTDDFEDIPPAKTTAASKSTSPSQPSGSATTATAAKTSVAPTAAATKDSAGATSRQPDAATNGEKVADKAVVDKPASTAPVIPLPDGLVPASEPTTAPLEETAGLTSAAVQAPGSGSEIIHQHMLHRSESEHHLPHAHAHATDAHNKTDTSGGYSDLSDSEDPDASAGSQELLYGDDDYEDEEDRLIAQGGIGIPVDEVRVAAGEMARYPSLTISQHGNPAPLLPEIDKRDTGRKCLVLDLDETLLHSSFKMLPSADYIVPVEIESQTHNVYVIKRPGVDHFLSEMGKIYEIVVFTASLSKYADPVLDMLDVGRVVRHRLFRESCYNHKGNYVKDLSQLGRDISTAIIIDNSPASYIFHPNNAVPVSTWFNDPHDTELTDLCPFLTDLATVDDVRGVLDGSI